Proteins from one Setaria italica strain Yugu1 chromosome V, Setaria_italica_v2.0, whole genome shotgun sequence genomic window:
- the LOC101762314 gene encoding germin-like protein 1-1 translates to MARIHLYVAAACAVVLALASPTLAGDPDMLQDVCVADLASPIKLNGFPCKANISADDFFFDGLRNPGNTNNPAGSMVTAANVASFPGVNTLGVSMARIDYAPGGQNPPHTHPRATEIIFVLEGTLEVGFITTANKLFAKTVTKGDVFVFPRGLVHFQQNRGYGPAAVIAAFNSQLQGTQAIAMTLFGATPPVSSDILAKAFRIGNGEVDAIKAKFAPK, encoded by the exons ATGGCAAGGATCCACCTCTACGTCGCCGCGGCCTGCGCCGTCGTGCTCGCGCTCGCCTCCCCGACCCTCGCCGGCGACCCCGACATGCTCCAGGACGTCTGCGTCGCGGACCTTGCATCCC CGATCAAGCTGAACGGGTTCCCGTGCAAGGCGAACATCTCGGCGGACGACTTCTTCTTCGACGGTCTGAGGAACCCCGGCAACACCAACAACCCGGCGGGGTCGATGGTGACGGCGGCCAACGTGGCGAGTTTCCCGGGCGTGAACACGCTGGGCGTCTCCATGGCGCGCATCGACTACGCCCCGGGCGGCCAGAACCCGCCGCACACCCACCCGCGCGCCACCGAGATCATCTTCGTCCTCGAGGGCACCCTCGAGGTCGGCTTCATCACCACCGCCAACAAGCTCTTCGCCAAGACCGTCACCAAGGGGGACGTCTTCGTCTTCCCCAGGGGGCTCGTGCACTTCCAGCAGAACAGGGGGTACGGCCCTGCCGCCGTCATCGCCGCCTTCAACAGCCAGCTCCAGGGCACGCAGGCCATCGCCATGACGCTCTtcggcgccacgccgccggtGTCCTCCGACATCCTGGCCAAGGCCTTCCGGATCGGCAACGGGGAAGTCGACGCCATCAAGGCCAAGTTCGCGCCCAAGTAG
- the LOC101761894 gene encoding cinnamoyl-CoA reductase 1, translated as MHANHRFTAAMDGADRSSMVVCVTGAGGFIGSSLVKELLQRGYAVRGTARNPEDRKNAHLHSLDGAKERLSLHRADVLDYKSLCAAFSLCSGVFHVASPVSDNDPELMAVAIEGTKNVINAAADKGVQRVVFTSSYGAVHMNPNRSPDQVLDESCWSDLEFCLKTKNLYCYAKTVAERTAMEEASKRGIQLVVVVPSLTLGEMLQPTLNLGIQLLIVSYMKGAKKTYANTVSGYVDVQDVARAHVLVYETPTARGRYLCIGDVMHRSEFIRMMRELFPQYPITTKCKDGNAARVKPYKFSTQRLQALGMKFTPLKETLHRTVLCLQAQGHIPVLSHKSAL; from the exons ATGCACGCCAATCACAGATTCACGGCAGCAATGGACGGAGCGGATCGATCGAGCATGGTGGTGTGCGTGACCGGGGCCGGAGGCTTCATTGGGTCGTCGCTCGTCAAGGAGCTGCTCCAGCGTGGCTATGCCGTGAGGGGAACCGCGAGGAACCCTG AGGACCGTAAAAATGCTCATCTGCACTCGCTGGATGGGGCCAAAGAACGGCTCTCTCTGCACCGTGCAGACGTGCTGGACTACAAGTCGCTCTGTGCTGCGTTCAGCTTATGCAGTGGCGTCTTCCATGTCGCCTCTCCGGTTTCAGATAATGATCCG GAACTCATGGCGGTTGCTATCGAGGGAACGAAGAATGTCATCAACGCTGCGGCAGACAAGGGAGTGCAGCGCGTGGTGTTCACTTCATCCTACGGTGCTGTCCATATGAACCCTAACAGGAGTCCTGATCAGGTCTTGGACGAGAGTTGCTGGAGTGACCTTGAATTCTGCTTAAAAACAAAG AACTTGTACTGCTACGCGAAGACGGTTGCTGAGAGAACAGCAATGGAGGAGGCATCAAAGAGAGGGATACAGCTGGTGGTTGTCGTCCCATCGTTGACGCTAGGTGAAATGCTGCAGCCGACGCTGAACTTGGGCATACAACTGCTCATCGTCTCCTACATGAAGGGCGCCAAGAAGACGTATGCGAACACTGTTTCTGGATACGTCGATGTGCAGGATGTGGCGCGTGCCCATGTGTTGGTGTACGAGACCCCCACTGCGCGTGGACGCTATCTCTGCATTGGCGATGTGATGCACCGGTCGGAGTTTATTCGAATGATGAGAGAGCTCTTCCCACAGTATCCAATCACTACTAA GTGTAAGGATGGCAATGCGGCAAGGGTCAAACCATACAAGTTCTCCACACAACGGCTGCAGGCTCTGGGCATGAAGTTCACTCCTCTGAAAGAAACTTTACACAGGACAGTTCTGTGCCTACAAGCCCAAGGTCATATTCCAGTGCTCTCGCACAAGTCAGCCTTGTAA